The following are encoded together in the Streptomyces flavofungini genome:
- a CDS encoding catalase, translating into MTYTTNNAGIPVESDEHSLTVGSDGPVLLQDHYLIEKMAQFNRERVPERVVHAKGSGAYGTFEVTNDVSQFTKADLFQPGRRTEMLARFSTVAGEQGSPDTWRDPRGFALKFYTEQGNYDLVGNNTPIFFVRDPIKFQDFIRSQKRTPASGLRDHDMQWDFWTLSPESAHMVTWLMGDRGIPKTYRHMNGYSSHTYLWFNGGGEKFWVKYHFKTDQGIDFLTQAEADELAGTDGDAHRRDLFESIARGEHPSWTLKVQIMPFEDAPDYRFNPFDLTKVWPHGDYPLIEVGRMRLDKNPEDFHIHIEQAAFEPSNMVPGIGPSPDKMLLGRLFSYPDTHRYRIGPNYAQLPPNRPHTAVHSYAKDGPMRYEAADVARPYAPNSYGGPAAPVQESVDPAGWRTAGEMVREAYKLHREDDDFGQAGTQVRQVLDDAQRERLVSNISGHLLDGVSRPVLDRALAYWRNVDKDLGDRVAAKVNGDGGT; encoded by the coding sequence ATGACATACACGACGAACAACGCCGGGATCCCGGTGGAGAGCGACGAACACTCGCTGACCGTCGGGTCCGACGGCCCCGTCCTGCTCCAGGACCACTACCTCATCGAGAAGATGGCCCAGTTCAACCGGGAACGGGTGCCCGAGCGGGTGGTGCACGCGAAGGGGTCGGGGGCCTACGGGACCTTCGAAGTGACCAACGACGTCAGCCAGTTCACCAAGGCCGACCTCTTCCAGCCCGGCAGGCGCACCGAGATGCTGGCGCGCTTCTCGACCGTCGCCGGTGAGCAGGGCTCGCCCGACACCTGGCGCGACCCCCGCGGCTTCGCGCTGAAGTTCTACACCGAGCAGGGCAATTACGACCTGGTCGGCAACAACACGCCCATCTTCTTCGTCCGCGACCCCATCAAGTTCCAGGACTTCATCCGCTCCCAGAAGCGCACCCCCGCCAGCGGACTGCGCGACCACGACATGCAGTGGGACTTCTGGACGCTGTCCCCCGAGTCCGCGCACATGGTGACGTGGCTCATGGGCGACCGCGGCATCCCGAAGACGTACCGCCACATGAACGGCTACTCCTCGCACACCTATCTGTGGTTCAACGGCGGCGGCGAGAAGTTCTGGGTGAAGTACCACTTCAAGACCGACCAGGGCATCGACTTCCTCACCCAGGCCGAGGCCGACGAACTCGCCGGGACGGACGGCGACGCCCACCGGCGCGACCTGTTCGAGTCGATCGCGCGGGGCGAGCACCCGAGCTGGACGCTGAAGGTCCAGATCATGCCGTTCGAGGACGCCCCGGACTACCGCTTCAACCCCTTCGACCTGACGAAGGTGTGGCCGCACGGCGACTACCCGCTGATCGAGGTCGGCCGGATGCGCCTCGACAAGAACCCCGAGGACTTCCACATCCACATCGAGCAGGCCGCGTTCGAGCCGTCGAACATGGTGCCCGGCATCGGCCCGTCCCCCGACAAGATGCTGCTCGGACGGCTGTTCTCGTACCCCGACACGCACCGCTACCGCATCGGCCCCAACTACGCCCAGCTGCCGCCGAACCGCCCGCACACGGCCGTCCACTCGTACGCGAAGGACGGTCCGATGCGGTACGAGGCCGCCGACGTGGCCCGGCCGTACGCGCCCAACTCCTACGGCGGCCCGGCCGCTCCGGTGCAGGAGTCCGTGGACCCGGCGGGCTGGCGGACGGCCGGCGAGATGGTGCGCGAGGCGTACAAGCTCCACCGCGAGGACGACGACTTCGGCCAGGCGGGCACGCAGGTGCGGCAGGTGCTCGACGACGCGCAGCGCGAACGGCTCGTGTCGAACATCAGCGGGCACCTCCTCGACGGCGTCTCCCGCCCCGTCCTGGACCGGGCGCTCGCGTACTGGCGCAACGTGGACAAGGACCTGGGCGACAGGGTCGCGGCGAAGGTCAACGGCGACGGCGGGACGTGA
- a CDS encoding ABC transporter ATP-binding protein, translating into MTPAGSLLTADGLRKAYGPTTALDGAAFSIHPGEIVAVMGPSGSGKSTLLHCLAGIVRPDAGEITYNGRSLTGMSDAALSALRRSEFGFVFQFGQLVPELTCLENVALPLRLNGAKRKDAERTALTWMERLEVDDVRDKRPGQASGGQGQRVAVARSLVTNPRVLFADEPTGALDSLNGERVMELLTDAARSTHAAVVLVTHETRVAAYSDREVVVRDGKSRDMERLV; encoded by the coding sequence ATGACCCCCGCTGGTTCCCTGCTCACCGCAGACGGGCTGCGCAAGGCCTATGGGCCGACCACCGCGCTCGACGGCGCCGCGTTCTCCATCCACCCCGGCGAGATCGTCGCCGTGATGGGCCCCTCCGGCTCCGGCAAGTCCACGCTCCTGCACTGCCTCGCCGGGATCGTGCGGCCGGACGCGGGCGAGATCACGTACAACGGGCGGAGCCTGACCGGCATGAGCGACGCCGCGCTCAGCGCGCTGCGCCGCAGCGAGTTCGGGTTCGTGTTCCAGTTCGGCCAGCTCGTCCCGGAGCTGACGTGCCTGGAGAACGTCGCGCTGCCCCTCAGGCTCAACGGCGCCAAGCGCAAGGACGCCGAGCGGACCGCGCTGACCTGGATGGAGCGCCTGGAGGTCGACGACGTGCGCGACAAGCGCCCCGGCCAGGCCTCCGGCGGCCAGGGCCAGCGCGTGGCCGTGGCCCGCTCCCTCGTCACCAACCCGCGCGTGCTGTTCGCGGACGAGCCCACCGGCGCCCTCGACTCCCTCAACGGCGAGCGCGTGATGGAACTGCTCACCGACGCCGCCCGCTCCACCCACGCCGCCGTCGTCCTCGTCACCCACGAGACCCGGGTCGCCGCCTACTCCGACCGCGAGGTCGTCGTACGCGACGGCAAGTCCCGTGACATGGAGCGCCTGGTATGA
- a CDS encoding ATP-binding SpoIIE family protein phosphatase, with product MTEHLSPYEGRKAPVARPTAPADPRGALLRAPETETFGSEGVNALPAQARTGEQDAGTGNEHAQSSTPATEGPGSHRPRPAPEGLPTQPHPGPDAARPGTEAPTALPGVSDVPGAPGGAERRSGRPRPPGPAAMRRDGDRLRFVGAATRRIARGIDLDEIVMGLCRATVPTFSDAILVYLRDPLPVGDERPAGPLLLRLRRTDRIPEDQDTDGGTLPALQVQSDLSSAAELCEVRVGSALAEVLRGVRPVFADAATAFGALPELLGDGRSVPGGQRAILAPLRGRRRVIGAAVFLRRPDRHPFEADDLLVAAQLATHSALGIDKAVLYGREAYIADELQRTMLPETLPRATGVRLASRYLPAAETARVGGDWYDAIPLPGSRVALVVGDVMGHSMTSAAIMGQLRTTAQTLAGLDLPPQEVLHHLDEQAQRLGSDRMATCLYAVYDPVSHRITIANAGHPPPVLLHLGGRAEVLRVPPGAPIGVGGVDFEAVELDAPAGATLLLYTDGLVESRLRDVWTGIEQLRERLAATAQLTGPDHPPPLEALCDEVLDMLGPGDRDDDIALLAARFDGIAPSDVAYWFLEPEDATPSRARRLARSALERWGLTELNDAVELLVSEVVTNAVRYATRPITLRLLRTDVLRCEVGDDVPQLPRLRQARATDEGGRGLYLVNRLARRWGATRLSTGKVVWFELNQN from the coding sequence GTGACGGAGCACCTCAGCCCCTACGAGGGCCGCAAGGCACCAGTTGCCCGGCCAACCGCCCCCGCGGATCCCCGCGGGGCGCTGCTGCGTGCCCCGGAGACGGAAACGTTCGGCTCCGAGGGCGTGAACGCCCTGCCCGCGCAGGCACGCACGGGTGAACAGGACGCGGGCACGGGCAACGAGCACGCCCAGTCGTCCACGCCCGCCACGGAAGGACCGGGCAGCCACCGCCCGCGCCCGGCCCCCGAGGGCCTGCCGACCCAGCCGCACCCCGGCCCCGACGCGGCCAGGCCGGGCACCGAGGCCCCCACGGCCCTGCCCGGCGTGAGCGACGTGCCGGGCGCCCCCGGTGGCGCCGAGCGCCGCTCGGGCCGCCCCCGCCCGCCGGGCCCCGCGGCGATGCGGCGCGACGGGGACCGGCTGCGGTTCGTGGGCGCCGCCACCCGGCGCATCGCCCGTGGCATCGACCTCGACGAGATCGTGATGGGCCTGTGCCGGGCCACCGTGCCCACGTTCTCGGACGCGATCCTCGTCTATCTGCGCGACCCGCTGCCGGTGGGCGACGAGCGCCCCGCGGGACCGCTGCTCCTCAGGCTGCGCCGCACCGACCGCATCCCCGAGGACCAGGACACCGACGGCGGCACGCTGCCCGCCCTCCAGGTCCAGTCCGACCTGTCGTCGGCCGCCGAGCTGTGCGAGGTCCGGGTGGGCAGCGCGCTCGCGGAGGTCCTGCGCGGGGTGCGACCGGTGTTCGCGGACGCCGCGACGGCGTTCGGCGCGCTGCCCGAGCTGCTCGGTGACGGGCGTTCGGTGCCCGGCGGCCAGCGCGCGATCCTGGCGCCGCTGCGGGGGCGGCGCCGGGTCATCGGGGCCGCGGTCTTCCTGCGCCGCCCCGACCGGCACCCGTTCGAGGCCGACGATCTCCTGGTCGCCGCCCAGCTCGCCACGCACAGCGCGCTCGGCATCGACAAGGCCGTCCTGTACGGCCGCGAGGCGTACATCGCCGACGAGCTGCAGCGCACGATGCTCCCCGAGACCCTGCCGCGCGCCACCGGCGTGCGCCTGGCCTCGCGCTACCTCCCGGCCGCCGAGACCGCCCGCGTCGGCGGCGACTGGTACGACGCGATCCCGCTGCCCGGCAGCCGCGTCGCCCTGGTCGTCGGCGACGTCATGGGGCACTCCATGACCTCCGCCGCGATCATGGGCCAGCTGCGCACCACCGCGCAGACCCTCGCCGGCCTCGACCTGCCGCCCCAGGAGGTCCTGCACCACCTCGACGAGCAGGCCCAGCGCCTCGGCTCCGACCGCATGGCGACCTGCCTGTACGCGGTGTACGACCCGGTCTCGCACCGCATCACCATCGCCAACGCGGGCCACCCGCCGCCCGTCCTGCTGCACCTGGGCGGCCGCGCGGAGGTCCTGCGGGTGCCGCCGGGCGCGCCCATCGGCGTGGGCGGCGTCGACTTCGAGGCCGTCGAGCTGGACGCCCCTGCGGGCGCGACCCTGCTCCTGTACACGGACGGGCTCGTGGAGTCCCGCCTGCGCGACGTGTGGACGGGCATAGAGCAGCTGCGCGAGCGCCTCGCCGCCACCGCCCAGCTCACCGGGCCCGACCACCCGCCGCCCCTCGAGGCCCTGTGCGACGAGGTCCTCGACATGCTCGGCCCCGGCGACCGCGACGACGACATCGCCCTGCTCGCCGCCCGCTTCGACGGGATCGCGCCGAGCGACGTGGCGTACTGGTTCCTGGAACCGGAGGACGCCACGCCGTCGCGCGCCCGCAGGCTGGCCCGCAGCGCCCTGGAACGCTGGGGCCTGACCGAGCTGAACGACGCCGTGGAGCTGCTCGTCAGCGAGGTCGTCACGAACGCCGTGCGGTACGCCACGCGGCCGATCACCCTGCGGCTGCTACGCACGGACGTGCTGCGCTGCGAGGTCGGCGACGACGTGCCGCAGCTCCCACGGCTGCGCCAGGCCCGCGCGACGGACGAGGGCGGACGCGGTCTGTACCTGGTCAACAGGCTGGCGCGGCGCTGGGGTGCCACGCGCCTGAGCACGGGAAAGGTGGTCTGGTTCGAGCTGAACCAGAACTGA
- a CDS encoding PadR family transcriptional regulator: protein MSIGHTLLGLLESGPRHGYDLKRAFDEKFGHDKPLHYGQVYSTMSRLLKNGLVEVDGVEAGGGPERKRYAITEAGITDVQRWLATPEKPEPYLQSTLYTKVVLALLTHRDAADILDTQRAEHLRLMRILTDRKRKGDLADQLICDHALFHLEADLRWLELTSARLGKLAKEVLPS from the coding sequence ATGTCCATCGGTCACACCCTCCTCGGGCTCCTCGAATCAGGGCCCCGCCACGGCTACGACCTCAAGCGCGCCTTCGACGAGAAGTTCGGCCACGACAAGCCGCTGCACTACGGCCAGGTCTACTCGACCATGTCCCGGCTCCTGAAGAACGGCCTCGTCGAGGTCGACGGGGTGGAGGCGGGCGGCGGCCCCGAGCGGAAGCGGTACGCCATCACCGAGGCGGGCATCACCGATGTCCAGCGGTGGCTCGCGACGCCGGAGAAGCCCGAGCCGTACCTCCAGTCGACGCTCTACACCAAGGTCGTCCTCGCGCTGCTCACCCACCGCGACGCCGCCGACATCCTCGACACCCAGCGCGCGGAGCATCTGCGCCTGATGCGGATCCTCACCGACCGCAAGCGGAAGGGCGATCTCGCCGATCAGCTCATCTGCGACCACGCCCTGTTCCATCTCGAAGCCGACCTGCGCTGGCTGGAGCTCACCTCCGCCCGACTGGGCAAGCTCGCCAAGGAGGTGCTCCCCTCATGA
- a CDS encoding transglycosylase domain-containing protein, which yields MGRAEERKARQRGARRSARPRPSGGEAPATGSPSVAGPGADPAGEDTSREGIPGASESGEGAGGGRRAARRGRSAKPKKTGIRRFFTWKKLLGALFSFILLLMLGFVVLYLVVDIPKGNAAARLQSNVYKYSDGTLLARDGDGDVNREIIDLDKIPKPVQRTFVAAENKSFYKDSGVDLKGTARGVLNTLAGKGKQGGSTITQQYVKNYYLTQDQTVSRKLKELVISLKVDREKSKDDILAGYLNTVYYGRGAYGIQAAAQAYYGVDAEKLNVAQGAYLAALLQAPSSYDWATATPTGKKLVRERWDYVLNNMVGQGWLDSAERDRLKFPKPHEPKPDPEMKGQTGYLVRAANEAIEAQLVKEGYTKSEAEAQLKAGGYTITLNIDPKKQRQLEKAVDRKLNDKLEPGRSKADARVQAGAVSVDPKTGGIVAMYGGRDYLKHFTNNATRGDYQPASTFKPLILAAALEQGAKTQEGKPITADTIYSGRSKRPVKGSDIGFAPPNEDGRSYGPVTVQTAMNKSINSVFAQMGVDVDMDKVLQTAGKLGMDVKGLPAVPAQTLGSMGASPLEMAAVYATLDNHGKQVTPQLVKSVEHKDRSVDLPDAIGDEVISRGAADSVTSVLTGVVDDGTARASVRDASNRKGQSVAGKTGTSDDNKSAWFVGYTPKLVTSVGLFGEQPKDDGKFKRGQQVSMRGAGGKPRVDGGSFPAEIWAAYTFNATGSRTKFNLKTDMGSGVEAPPEPPTQAPRTPTAPPTETDDEDKDKPTTKPPSTKPPTTQPPTTPATKPPTTPTTPTNPPTTPTTPPPTWGIPDDPDDRADRSDRAD from the coding sequence ATGGGCCGAGCGGAAGAGCGAAAAGCGCGGCAGCGCGGTGCGCGCCGATCAGCGCGCCCCCGCCCGTCCGGCGGCGAGGCCCCCGCCACCGGCAGTCCCTCCGTCGCCGGCCCCGGCGCCGACCCCGCCGGCGAGGACACCTCCCGCGAGGGCATACCCGGCGCGAGCGAGTCCGGCGAGGGCGCGGGCGGTGGCCGCCGCGCGGCCCGCCGAGGCCGCTCGGCCAAGCCCAAGAAGACCGGCATCCGCCGCTTCTTCACCTGGAAGAAGCTCCTGGGCGCGCTCTTCTCCTTCATCCTGCTTCTGATGCTCGGCTTCGTCGTGCTGTACCTGGTCGTGGACATCCCCAAGGGCAACGCCGCCGCGCGCCTGCAGAGCAACGTCTACAAGTACAGCGACGGCACGCTCCTCGCCCGCGACGGCGACGGCGACGTGAACCGCGAGATCATCGACCTGGACAAGATCCCGAAGCCGGTGCAGCGCACCTTCGTCGCCGCCGAGAACAAGTCCTTCTACAAGGACTCGGGCGTCGACCTGAAGGGCACCGCCCGCGGCGTGCTCAACACGCTGGCCGGCAAGGGCAAGCAGGGCGGCTCGACGATCACCCAGCAGTACGTGAAGAACTACTACCTCACGCAGGACCAGACCGTCTCGCGCAAGCTCAAGGAACTGGTCATCTCGCTGAAGGTGGACCGCGAGAAGAGCAAGGACGACATCCTCGCGGGCTACCTCAACACCGTGTACTACGGCCGCGGCGCCTACGGCATCCAGGCCGCCGCCCAGGCCTACTACGGCGTCGACGCCGAGAAGCTGAACGTCGCGCAGGGCGCCTACCTCGCCGCGCTGCTCCAGGCCCCCAGCTCCTATGACTGGGCGACGGCCACGCCCACCGGCAAGAAGCTGGTCAGGGAGCGCTGGGACTACGTACTGAACAACATGGTCGGGCAGGGCTGGCTCGACTCCGCCGAGCGCGACCGCCTGAAGTTCCCCAAGCCGCACGAGCCGAAGCCCGACCCCGAGATGAAGGGGCAGACCGGCTATCTGGTCCGGGCCGCCAACGAGGCCATCGAGGCGCAGCTCGTCAAGGAGGGCTACACCAAGTCCGAGGCGGAGGCGCAGCTCAAGGCGGGCGGCTACACCATCACGCTGAACATCGACCCCAAGAAGCAGCGCCAGCTGGAGAAGGCGGTCGACAGGAAGCTCAACGACAAGCTGGAGCCGGGCAGGAGCAAGGCCGACGCGCGCGTGCAGGCCGGTGCGGTCTCCGTCGACCCGAAGACCGGCGGGATCGTCGCGATGTACGGCGGCCGTGACTATCTGAAGCACTTCACGAACAACGCCACCCGCGGCGACTACCAGCCCGCCTCCACCTTCAAGCCGCTGATCCTCGCCGCCGCCCTGGAGCAGGGCGCCAAGACGCAGGAGGGCAAGCCGATCACGGCGGACACCATCTACAGCGGCCGCAGCAAGCGTCCCGTCAAGGGCAGCGACATCGGCTTCGCCCCGCCCAACGAGGACGGCCGCTCCTACGGCCCCGTCACCGTCCAGACGGCGATGAACAAGTCCATCAACTCCGTGTTCGCGCAGATGGGCGTGGACGTCGACATGGACAAGGTCCTGCAGACCGCGGGCAAGCTCGGCATGGACGTCAAGGGCCTGCCCGCCGTGCCCGCGCAGACCCTCGGGTCGATGGGCGCGAGTCCGCTGGAGATGGCGGCCGTGTACGCGACGCTCGACAACCACGGCAAGCAGGTCACGCCGCAGCTCGTGAAGTCGGTCGAGCACAAGGACCGCTCCGTCGACCTGCCGGACGCCATCGGCGACGAGGTCATCAGCCGGGGCGCCGCGGACTCCGTCACGTCCGTGCTCACCGGCGTGGTCGACGACGGCACGGCGCGGGCCTCGGTGCGCGACGCGAGCAACCGCAAGGGTCAGTCGGTCGCCGGCAAGACCGGTACGTCCGACGACAACAAGTCGGCCTGGTTCGTGGGCTACACGCCCAAGCTGGTCACCTCCGTCGGCCTGTTCGGCGAGCAGCCGAAGGACGACGGCAAGTTCAAGCGCGGCCAGCAGGTGTCCATGCGGGGCGCGGGCGGCAAGCCGCGCGTCGACGGCGGCAGCTTCCCGGCCGAGATCTGGGCGGCGTACACGTTCAACGCGACGGGCTCGCGCACCAAGTTCAACCTGAAGACGGACATGGGTTCCGGCGTCGAAGCACCCCCCGAGCCGCCGACGCAGGCCCCGCGGACCCCGACGGCACCGCCCACCGAGACGGACGACGAGGACAAGGACAAGCCGACGACGAAGCCGCCGTCGACGAAGCCCCCGACGACCCAGCCGCCGACCACCCCGGCGACGAAGCCGCCCACGACCCCGACGACGCCGACGAACCCGCCGACGACTCCGACGACGCCACCACCGACGTGGGGCATCCCGGACGACCCGGACGACAGGGCGGACCGCTCGGACCGGGCCGACTGA